The Streptomyces albofaciens JCM 4342 genome has a segment encoding these proteins:
- a CDS encoding polyprenyl synthetase family protein, whose product MNAASTVAQRLDLAVVRSQVGAVLDEFLTAKARTAAAHHLPGEVTQLLHDFLRAGGKRLRPLLCVTGWHAAAGRRPTPSAVLRTAAALEMFHAFALIHDDIMDSSATRRGRPTVHRALARRHAPGRTPQAADRTGTGAGILIGDVALAWSDELLHTAGLTAGQLTAALPLIDAMRTEVMYGQYLDLTATGRPTDDMALALAIVRYKTAKYTVERPLHIGASLAGAGTVLRDRLSEFALPLGEAFQLRDDLLGVFGDPAVTGKPSVDDLREGKHTALLALALRRAAPAHRHTLRSLIGNPCLTAEDAGRIRHLIACSGAPDEIERMIGERCAQAGRALDRAALSPTAHQALRELARTVTTRTA is encoded by the coding sequence GTGAACGCCGCCTCGACGGTCGCCCAGCGGCTCGACCTGGCCGTCGTCCGCTCACAGGTCGGGGCGGTCCTGGACGAGTTCCTCACGGCCAAGGCCCGTACCGCCGCCGCACATCATTTGCCCGGCGAAGTCACCCAGCTGCTCCACGACTTCCTGCGCGCGGGCGGCAAGCGGCTGCGCCCGCTGCTGTGCGTCACCGGCTGGCACGCAGCGGCCGGCCGCCGCCCCACCCCCTCGGCCGTGCTCCGGACCGCCGCCGCTCTGGAGATGTTCCATGCCTTCGCCCTGATCCACGACGACATCATGGACAGCTCAGCCACCCGCCGCGGCCGGCCCACCGTCCACCGTGCCCTGGCCCGCCGGCACGCCCCGGGCCGCACCCCGCAGGCCGCCGACCGGACCGGCACGGGCGCCGGCATCCTGATCGGCGACGTCGCCCTGGCCTGGTCCGATGAGCTGCTGCACACCGCCGGGCTGACCGCCGGACAGCTCACCGCCGCCCTGCCGCTGATCGACGCCATGCGCACCGAGGTGATGTACGGCCAGTACCTCGACCTGACCGCAACCGGTCGCCCCACCGACGACATGGCCCTGGCACTGGCCATCGTCCGCTACAAGACCGCGAAGTACACCGTCGAGCGGCCCCTGCACATCGGTGCCTCGCTGGCCGGCGCCGGTACCGTGCTGCGCGACAGGCTCAGCGAGTTCGCGCTCCCGCTCGGCGAGGCGTTCCAGCTGCGCGACGACCTTCTCGGCGTCTTCGGCGATCCCGCCGTCACCGGCAAACCGTCGGTGGACGACCTGCGCGAGGGCAAGCACACCGCCCTTCTCGCCCTCGCCCTGCGCCGTGCCGCGCCCGCCCATCGGCACACCCTGCGCTCCTTGATCGGCAACCCGTGCCTGACAGCCGAGGACGCCGGCCGCATCCGGCATCTGATCGCCTGCTCCGGCGCACCGGACGAGATCGAGCGGATGATCGGTGAACGCTGTGCGCAGGCCGGCCGTGCTCTGGACCGCGCCGCCCTTTCCCCCACGGCACACCAAGCCCTACGCGAACTCGCCCGCACTGTCACCACGAGGACTGCATGA
- a CDS encoding class I SAM-dependent methyltransferase, protein MTSQFDGLAALHERSIDELPVRRHIEMPSVLAAAGGVEGLRVLDLGCGSGLYARFFARNGAAGVLGVDRSPGLVAHARHREEVEPLGVRYLVHDAATTDALAGAFDLTVAVYALSYAATPAALTRLCAAARATLAPGGRFVAATLNPDFATVPHYYRPYGFDLTVADPHLRDGDPVGLHARADGESFQVTAYYWSREAHGRALAEAGFTDIAWQSPRTAADGSASLFARYLAAPHVLAVSARAAGGASRR, encoded by the coding sequence ATGACTTCCCAATTCGACGGTCTGGCCGCTCTGCACGAGCGCAGCATCGACGAACTGCCCGTCAGACGGCACATCGAGATGCCCTCCGTCCTCGCCGCGGCGGGCGGCGTCGAAGGGCTCCGGGTCCTGGACCTCGGCTGCGGTTCCGGGCTCTACGCCCGCTTCTTCGCCCGCAACGGCGCGGCCGGCGTGCTCGGCGTCGACCGCTCCCCCGGGCTGGTCGCGCACGCCCGGCACCGCGAGGAGGTGGAGCCCCTCGGCGTGCGCTACCTGGTGCACGACGCAGCGACGACGGACGCGCTGGCCGGGGCGTTCGACCTGACCGTGGCCGTCTACGCGCTGTCGTACGCGGCCACTCCGGCCGCGCTCACCCGGCTGTGCGCGGCCGCCCGCGCCACCCTGGCCCCGGGCGGCCGTTTCGTGGCCGCCACGCTCAACCCGGACTTCGCGACGGTCCCCCACTACTACCGGCCCTACGGCTTCGACCTCACCGTGGCGGACCCGCACCTGCGCGACGGCGACCCCGTCGGCCTGCACGCCCGTGCCGACGGGGAGAGCTTCCAGGTGACCGCCTACTACTGGTCCCGCGAGGCGCACGGACGGGCGCTGGCGGAGGCCGGCTTCACCGACATCGCCTGGCAGTCGCCGCGCACCGCCGCCGACGGCAGCGCGTCCCTGTTCGCGCGCTATCTGGCGGCGCCGCACGTCCTGGCCGTGTCCGCGCGGGCGGCCGGGGGCGCCTCCCGGCGGTAG